The following proteins come from a genomic window of Bos mutus isolate GX-2022 chromosome 21, NWIPB_WYAK_1.1, whole genome shotgun sequence:
- the NFKBIA gene encoding NF-kappa-B inhibitor alpha, whose protein sequence is MFQPAEPGQDWAMEGPRDALKKERLLDDRHDSGLDSMKDEEYEQMVKELREIRLEPQEAPRGAEPWKQQLTEDGDSFLHLAIIHEEKALTMEVVRQVKGDLAFLNFQNNLQQTPLHLAVITNQPEIAEALLEAGCDPELRDFRGNTPLHLACEQGCLASVGVLTQPRGTQHLHSILQATNYNGHTCLHLASIHGYLGIVELLVSLGADVNAQEPCNGRTALHLAVDLQNPDLVSLLLKCGADVNRVTYQGYSPYQLTWGRPSTRIQQQLGQLTLENLQTLPESEDEESYDTESEFTEDELPYDDCVLGGQRLTL, encoded by the exons ATGTTCCAGCCTGCCGAGCCCGGCCAAGATTGGGCCATGGAGGGCCCCCGGGACGCGCTCAAGAAGGAGCGGCTGCTGGACGACCGCCACGACAGCGGCCTGGACTCCATGAAGGACGAGGAGTATGAGCAGATGGTGAAGGAGCTGCGAGAGATCCGCCTCGAGCCGCAGGAGGCGCCGCGCGGCGCCGAGCCCTGGAAACAGCAGCTCACCGAGGACGGAGACTC gTTCCTGCACTTAGCCATCATCCATGAAGAGAAGGCGCTGACCATGGAAGTGGTCCGCCAAGTGAAGGGAGACCTGGCCTTCCTCAACTTCCAGAACAACCTGCAGCAG ACGCCACTCCACTTGGCTGTGATCACTAACCAGCCAGAAATCGCTGAGGCACTTCTGGAAGCTGGCTGTGATCCTGAGCTGCGAGACTTTCGAGGAAATACCCCCCTACACCTTGCCTGTGAGCAGGGCTGCCTGGCCAGTGTGGGAGTCCTGACTCAGCCCCGGGGGACCCAGCACCTCCACTCCATCCTGCAGGCCACCAACTACAATG GCCACACGTGTCTGCACTTGGCCTCTATTCATGGCTACCTGGGCATCGTGGAGCTGTTGGTGTCCTTGGGCGCTGATGTCAACGCTCAG GAGCCCTGCAATGGCCGAACTGCCCTCCATCTGGCAGTGGACCTGCAGAATCCCGACCTGGTGTCACTCCTATTGAAGTGTGGGGCTGATGTCAACAGAGTCACCTACCAGGGCTACTCCCCGTACCAGCTCACGTGGGGCCGCCCCAGCACCCGGATACAGCAGCAGCTGGGCCAGCTGACCCTAGAGAACCTTCAGACACTGCCGGAGAGCGAGGATGAGGAGAGCTATGACACCGAATCAGAGTTCACAGAGGACGAG cttCCCTACGATGACTGTGTGCTTGGAGGCCAGCGTCTGACGTTATGA